CATCAGCCATGGGGGCCCCTGGATTTTGGGGGCCTCGGGCCTGCGCACGGGCTGACCCCCCCTAGGGCCGGCCCTGGCCGCCCGCCCTCCACCTTGCACACCGtcacgtccgccgccgccaccggcagctcttccgacgacgacggctgcctGACGACGcgtggcggcggagacggaaGATGCACATGGAGGACCGCTGCTTGCTGACGACACGCGGCTGCCGCTGCTCACCGACTACGCGCTGCTGCAGGGCGCAGTCATTGACACTGCGGCGACGCCGGTGCCGACGGCCGCCTGACGAcgtgtggtggcggcggaggaggatgcgCATGGAGGACCGCTGCTCGCCAACGACACGTGGCTGTCGCTACTCGCCAACTACGCGCTGCTGCAGGGCGCCGTCATAAACGCCGCGGCggcaccggcgacgacggccgccTGACGAcgtgtggtggcggcggaggaggatgggCATGGAGGACCGTTGCTCATTGACGACACACGGCTGCCGCTGCTCACAGACTTTGCGCTGCTGCAGGGCGCCGTcgtggacgccgcggcggcgccagcgtCCGCGGAGTGGAGCGCCGTGAGCGGATTCACCGGCATCTCCACTGACCCGGCCACCGCCACGACGGCGTCCACCGCCACGGCATCGGCCATGGAAGTGTGGgaggaggggatagagagatggaagatatgacatgtgggcccccaaGGGCATTTTAGAACTTTCacgtgatttctctctcctctttaaccggaaaatattattttaatcggtACGGTGTTCATTGGCAAATTACCATGTTTATAGAGTGTTTTTCCCCAATAGTGAGTTCGGGCAGTGTCCTACGGCTAAAACCACGAAATTGCAGTGTCctttagcaaaatttgccttggAGAAAGAGGGGAGGAATAGTAAGGGAGAGGAGAGTGATGACATGTGGGAGCCacataattattttatttttctgacCGGACACTCACTTAGATGCGGGTCTcactaatgtttttatttttattttgcttcATATTTAAGCGCCGGTAgggatgaagaccgagtcaaccAGTGCCACGTTAGCCAAAACAGCCTGCAATACTGCTGAGAGACctaatttgcactggttttgtatcTTATAGGACCCTCAGTAcctggttttatggttgaggAATACGAATTAAACTCGATCCCTATTTGAGGGACCTCAAGTGAACTTTTTTCAAACACAGATGAGTACTAGCAAATTAACAACGAGTAGAGAAGTGCTAGTAGTGCAACGAGTAGACCTATGCATGGCCGATGTTAGGTATCCCCTCTGTGTGATGTCCAAAAATATAGCTAGAAATTGCTATTGtatctatttcaaaatataaggattttttgGTTTAGACATAAATATTAAGAAAGTAAATGGAATTAAATTGAAGAATGTTGTGATTGATTATGAAGAAAAAGTAGGTGAAGAATTTGGATGATGAAATGTTGTGATTTTTTTAGAATGAAATGTTGTGATATTTTAGAAACTAACCAACGTCATATATAAATGGAAGGAGGAAGTATATAGGATTTTACATTTTATAGGAattccaaaagaaaaaggacATATACGCCCCATTATCTGAAACAAATATAGCCATGGCACAAGAGTGGAGTTTAGGATCACATTCGGTACTGCCAGAGTTTGAATGGAATTTAATTTGGAGGGCCAATATGAGAAAAAGAAATTTTCAAAGTAGGGGCATGCAGCTATAAAGTGATATATATAATACTAAGGGACCCCGTTGCAATTTTTGTAAAGTTGAGAGAGCATTGCACGTTACAACCACATGGCAGATAATATCCACGTCATTTTCCACCATGGCGCCTCTCACAAAGTTGTCCACAATGGAATGCTGGGTCCTCCTAGAGCTGGCATATCCAAATCATCCACTAACTACAAAAGCAACTCTAAGTATTTttaaggtaaaaaaaattactttcaCGGTGAAAATAAAATCGCATCAGTTATGCCACCTTGTTTtcaatgttgattttttttacacattTGCACGACGTTTAACCattaatttatcttattaaaaactatACATCATTTATGTTTGTTATGATTTATTTCAATATTAAAGGTACTACAACAAaacttatattatttttttatggaaccAAAACTTATATTATTACAAATCAGACGCATAAGTAAACGCGGTATTAAAAATGCGGTattaaaaatcaacggtgtcgtATGTTACATTTTACAAAGGGAGAATCAAGATCATTCATCTTCCTTTAGTTTGAATCTTGATCGGTTGACCTAACTTCTCTGACATTGATCCACGTCTCACGCACGACTGTcattttgcaaacaaaaacgGCTGGCTAGCCACGAATCTTTATTCTTACCTACTATTTTAAGTGAAGAAAAATGGAGCTGATTGAGTGAACCTGCAGGGTCCTAAACAAaagctgcattttttttttggcatcaaccgaattaattaattaattagcttctCTGCCTAATGGTAGTGGGGATCACACTTGGAATAATCAATCGGCCACATggaaattaaaagaaaaaaaaagggggcagCTAGAAAAAAAGCGACAGCCTAACTGGTCACCTCCAATTAATTAGGCTCCAACCCCATGCTGATAAGGCAGATCGAGGGCATCTTTCTGCGTGTTTCAGGGCCACAAAACGAGAATAATATCTTGcaatttcctttccttttcttcagtTGCTTTGGCATCATCGATCGAGTCGATATGTTTTATGCTGTGTAGGTCAGCATGTTAGGTGCACTACAGCGTTTCAGACATCCATTCCCATCGGACCAGTAAACATCATTGCTTCGATTATCGACCATACCAATATATGTCGCTTGTGGTTAATTTTCGTCAGATGTAAACTTTCGCTTTGGCCAAGAAATTTATGTTTCTACAAAGTATAGTGTACGTGCGATATACAACTTATTTGAAATGCATAAATTTGGTGTAGTAGTCCCACGCACCATGCATAATGCAAATTTGGTGATCTATAATCGTGTACATGTGTAAATGTGCTTTAGCTAAAAATTTGTGAGGATTACAGCTTTATCTCTTCTGTTTTACGGACTTTGTGGGTGTTTATGTGGTATGTAATCACGTGTAAAACATTGAAAGAAGTTGTTATTCTGCAACCCTTGGATACAAATTTAATGGCTAACATGCTTCTTTCGTCGATCGGGTGGTCATTTTGTTTGGCACTCTATAGTGGTGATGATAGTGAGGCTGTGTTTTAGTTTACACTGaagtttgaaagtttggttgaaattggtacgatgtgatagaaaagttttgtgtgtgtatgaaaggttggatgtgatggaaagttggaagtttggaaaaaaaaactttgaaactaaacaggACCTGAGCTCAAATtacaatgtactccctccgttttgaaatatttgacaccgtttactttttagcacatgtttaaccgttcgtcttattaaaaacttttgtgagatatgtaaaattatatgcctacataaaaatatatttaacaatgaatcaaatgataggaaaagaattaataattacttaaattttttgaataagacgaacggtcaaacatgtgataaaaagtcaacggcgtcaaacatttcgaaacggagggagtatgttgtaGTATGACTTGTGCTTTAATGAAATCTCTCCATTGTCTAACGAATGTAACACTACCATCTAGATCGTGTGAGAAGAGAAGGGTAATGGATAATAGCGAGAAAAAGTGGGAGGTTATATAAGGTTCAAGTAGTTAGGGTCAGAGGTAAAACGGTTTATACATACCTAGGAGGGAGAATAAATTTAGATGGTCGATGAAAATTTAAATATTAGAAAAGTTGGCTGATGTTTAAGAAGGAGCAagcatactctctccgttccataatacTCCTagaactacgaatctggacagactcTTTGTTCAGATTTGTAGTAAAGGGTTATGTTGCATTCGTTcgaaatcccttatattttaggacggaagaGTGTCATAATTTAAGAAGAAACCCATAATTTAACTGTGCTTCTTGACAGGCTGAAGATGTAAACTTTTATGATCTTTGAAAAACAGTCAATGTTGATGTAACTATTGATTTCACAAGTATATATTTATTACAACTTTTTGTACTAGAGGATCTTCTGTTGAACCAAACTGTAGAACCTACAGAGAATATCCATTGCGGCGTTGCATTTCACACGTTATAAGCGTGCACTGAATAGTTTAGGGCTGTCCTCTTctcaaggagagagagagagagaatagttTAGGACTCCATCCGCACGTGCTAACTGCCAACCACTCTCTGATAAACAAAACCCGCAGTGCCATCGAGCGCACACACAAGAAGCCGCCATCCAAATTCGAATCTTTTGGAATTTTGATTTTCGTCGTGTTAagtttcaaaatatttcttcaaacttctaaatgTTTCACCATATCAAAACTTTACTACACACATAGGATCTGTTTGAGAACTAGCCGAGAGTTATTTTAAGAGCTATTTTTTAGCATAAGAAAATAGCTCTCAATAAAATAGCCATAAGTTGTTTGGATAAAGGGTTATTTTGATAACTATTTAGCCTTTAATGTATCATCCCAttaaaagagatagagagaaaagACACTTTTTCAGTGGACCCTACCTGAAATAGCCCCAATTAGCACCCTTTGGGTGGGATAGTTTTTTTGGGTGGGTTATTTCCAAATAGCCCTCAAATAGCTCACCCTTTTAAATCTTTTTAGACTATTTGGGCTATTTGAGTGAGggctaaaaaaaatatccctggatccaaacaagaccataaactttcaacttttccgtcacatcgtttcaatttcaactaaactttcaattttaacatgaactaaacacaacctttgAAGGATCTGATCGAGGATGGGTTTTGATACTGGACATCTCGTTTCGTTTCGTTTTTCGTTTGAAACCTTTCATTTTCACTTCACAAAAGCAGCTGCCCAACCAGTTCACTCACAGTAGGCAAAGCCTCTTTTCTGTTCGTATACTGCGCCAGGCTTGGACAGGTCAACCGTCCCCAGATTGTTCCAGTGGCATCATGCCGAGCATGATCATAACATGATAGCAGCATCCTTGTCTTCAAAGCAAACCCAAGTTATACTTTCTTGGCATTGGCACGGAAACAATCATCAGATCAACCTGTGCACCATACCAAATCTTTTCGTCATTTCACATTCCTCTTTTTGCAAAACAATTTCCTCACTTCGCTGTGTTTAGTTTATACTGAAGTTtagaattttggttgaaattggtatgTGTGAAAGAAAAGTTACATGTGTATAAAAGATTTGATGCGatgaaaagttagaagtttaaaaaaaaactttagaactaaacaggACCTTCTTATTCTTTTTTCTCAATGAATTACATACATTTCGTGATATATATGAACCAAAAGCAAAGAAATTACACTAACTCGTGATATTTACACTATACATTTTGAGTTTATAACATCGAGGAATATTTACAGTTGTGATATTTTGAGTAATTAATGAACAGAGTGTCGGAGTGGTTGGTCAAAACTGACGAAAGGGGAAACCATCACCGGACGGCAGAGGCAACGGTGTGGGCCCAGAGGCGGAGTTGCTCCTTGAggtcggcgccgtcgccgtcgccggccggcgggATCCTCCAGTTGCGCAGCAtcctcctcatctcctcctcctcatcgtcccACGCCTCCGACAGGTACGGCCTCCTCGGCGCCGAGGAGAACGACGATGAGGTGCCGGCCGGAGCAGAGCCGATCCGGCGACTGCTGGCTGCTTCCTCCTCggcggacgccgccgcggcagccggGGCCTCTCTGGCGTCGTCctcgtcggagcgccgccgccggagcccagGCACGATGGAGGCGAGCtcggcgtcgacgtcgtccTCGGAGAAGGTGAACCCGAGGTCTTGCAGCCCCTTCACCTCCTCGAACTCCAGCTCCGACATGCtccgcccgcgccgctgccgccgccgcctccccccgggccgccgcaccgccgccctcctccgctccgccaTCGGCTGAGGCTGCGGCAAGGCGGCCGCCAGCCCGTCCTTCCCGGACAGGATCGTCTCGAGCCTGGCCCGGTGGCCGTTCGGGATCCTGAGCGGCTCGAGGCCGTccaacgccgccgtcgccgcctcgtcgctCCGCGTCCGCCGGTGCCGCAGCGTCCCCGGCGGAGATCTCttcacctccctctcctcctcctcctcctcctcctcctcctcctcccgctgcgACGCCACCGGCGGAGAGGCAGGCGCGA
The Oryza sativa Japonica Group chromosome 6, ASM3414082v1 DNA segment above includes these coding regions:
- the LOC4341263 gene encoding uncharacterized LOC4341263, yielding MAILPPAAAAAAAEDVLSLYDACWFRRLVLLSPSSPAAVAADVAPASPPVASQREEEEEEEEEEEREVKRSPPGTLRHRRTRSDEAATAALDGLEPLRIPNGHRARLETILSGKDGLAAALPQPQPMAERRRAAVRRPGGRRRRQRRGRSMSELEFEEVKGLQDLGFTFSEDDVDAELASIVPGLRRRRSDEDDAREAPAAAAASAEEEAASSRRIGSAPAGTSSSFSSAPRRPYLSEAWDDEEEEMRRMLRNWRIPPAGDGDGADLKEQLRLWAHTVASAVR